CCCGCGGGCTTGGTGATGATGAATGCCGAGCACTGCCTCTCCACTTCGTCGCCGAGCGCGCACTCTCCAATTCGTCATCCCAGAGGCCTGCCCCGAGGATCCATGCCGTGAGGGCGTGAGACGGGTGGAAGAAGGTGCAGGTGTTCTGAACCGTCTGCACGCTGCCGCAAAGTCACGGCATGGATCCCAGGGTCTCCGCGACGGAGCTGCGCTCCTGCTCCGCCCTAGGATGACGAAGGGATGGGCGCGTCTTGGTGATGATTGCCGGGCGCGGCCCCTCCCGCTTCGTCATCCTCGGGCTCGACCCGAGGATCCATGCCGTGACCTGGCGGCAGCGTACTGACGGTTCAGAACGCCTGCATCTTCCACCCGCCCCAGGTCCCTCATCCTCGCGCCAAAGCCTTGCGCAGGCGCATCGTGCGCAACGGAATGCGCCCGGCCATCGCTCAGCCCTTTCTGGCCGGCCGGCATGACGCGACCGAGAGGTATCGGACCGGCAGCTTCAGCAACTGGTCGGGGCCGTGCGGGCCGGCGGCGTCGAAGAACAGGCTGTCATCAGGGGCCATGCGGTAAAGTTCCATGCCGTGGCGCCAGACCATCTCGCCTTCCAGCAGATAGATGAATGTCATGCCGGCATGCTGTCTCAAGGCGGGGCGGTCGGCGTCGTCGGTCAGGGTGACGAGACAGGGCTCGACCGACACACCTGCGGCATCGGGGACGACATAGCCGAGCGGGCGATGACCGGGGCGCGTGCCGCAGCGCTCGGTTGGCAAACCGGCCTTCACGAACCTGGCGTCGCGCAGTTCCTCGGACGGTTTCAGCAAAACGCTCAGCGGCACGGCCAGGGCGCGCGACAGCTGGTGCAGCGTGGTCAGCGACGCCGAGATGATGCCGTTTTCGATCTTCGACATCATGCCGAGCGACAGGCCGGCGGCCCGCGCCAGCTCGATGATGGTCATGCCATGCCTGCGCCGGCAGGCCCTGACCTCGCGGCCGATCGCCATTTCGAGCCGGTTGCCGGCAGCACCGCGCAGCGCGTGCGGGTCCTGGCTCAATGCCAGAGCTGCGTCGGCCATGTCGCCTCCGCCAAAGTCGAGGCCTGAAATTGTCATGCGCGCCACCTCCTGAAATGACCATGTCGCTGGCCTCGTCGGCCCCCCCTGTTGCCGGCATCTTTCGCCGGCATCCTTCACCGGCATCTGTCACCGGTGTCTGTCACCGGCATCTGTCGCCAGCGTCTGCCGCCCCGTCGCAACGGCGGCCGGTCGCGACGGCCCGACCCGAACTCCGCCCCCAATTCCGGCACCCGTTTGCACGTCGGCGCGACGTCAGTGGTCTGCGGACCTCCGCGACGGCCCAAGGCGGCCCGCCTGCTTGCATCCAGAACGCAAAAAGCTCCCGGCGGGGTGACCCGCGGGAGCTTTTTTGCTCTGCCATCGGCCCGCATCGGTGCGGGCGCGATGGGGTGAAGCGTCAGGGATTTAGGCGGTCATGTCAATGGGAATCCGGGGGGCATCCGGGGGGCATCCCGGGGGGAGTCTGGGGGCGTCCCGGGGTGGATCTCTGGGACTCGGGGCGGACAAGTCGAGGGTGCTCCGGCGCGCAGGCAATGCTTGCGTCACGGGCCACGCGGGCTCGGGCCGAATGGCGAAACGCCTCAAGCGCGGCACGACGGCGGCGCGCCGGCATTCGATGCGCCACAGGCCCGGGCGGCCGGCATATCAGGCCGACCGGGAGCGACCGCACAGCGCATCGGCCCCTCTCCCGGAGATGCCTAGGCAACGGCCTCCTTCACCGGCAGCTTGAGTGCGTCGCTGGCGTTGATGATGGCAAGCGCGATCGCCTCGATGGTGGTGCGCTTGTTCATCGCCTGCTCGCGCAAGGTCTCGTAGGCGACCTGTTCCGACACCTTGTTGGTGGCCATCAGGATCTCCTTGGCCTTGTCGATGTCGCGATGCGCCTTGAGCTTGGCGGAGAGCCGCTCGACGCGGATGCGCAGCCGCTCTTCGCGGCGGTGGTTGTTGACGCTCAAAAGGATGTTGGCGAGGATTCCGAAAGTCCTGAGCGGCAGGCCGATCACCGCCTGCGCCCTGAGCCGCAAAACCTTCTCGACGATGATCGGGTTCTCATAGTCGACGATGGCGATCAGCACCGCCGGCGGGTCGTCGGCGTTCCAGTTCCAGGTGATGCCGCCTTCGACGAGCGGGCGGATGAAGGCGAACACCACGTCGATATTGGCAGGAATTTCCGCCGGCGGCGGCCAGTTGGTCTGGACCTGGCAGCCGATGCGGTTGAGGTGCTGCCAAAGCTCCTCGCCCTCGCTGCTCTTGGGCTGCAGCAAAAGCACACGCAGCGAGCGTATGTCCTTGATCTGGATCGGCGCTGATCCGTCATGCGGCGCCACGTTGGGGCTACGTGATACCATTGGT
The nucleotide sequence above comes from Aminobacter aminovorans. Encoded proteins:
- a CDS encoding ANTAR domain-containing response regulator, with translation MVSRSPNVAPHDGSAPIQIKDIRSLRVLLLQPKSSEGEELWQHLNRIGCQVQTNWPPPAEIPANIDVVFAFIRPLVEGGITWNWNADDPPAVLIAIVDYENPIIVEKVLRLRAQAVIGLPLRTFGILANILLSVNNHRREERLRIRVERLSAKLKAHRDIDKAKEILMATNKVSEQVAYETLREQAMNKRTTIEAIALAIINASDALKLPVKEAVA
- a CDS encoding helix-turn-helix domain-containing protein: MTISGLDFGGGDMADAALALSQDPHALRGAAGNRLEMAIGREVRACRRRHGMTIIELARAAGLSLGMMSKIENGIISASLTTLHQLSRALAVPLSVLLKPSEELRDARFVKAGLPTERCGTRPGHRPLGYVVPDAAGVSVEPCLVTLTDDADRPALRQHAGMTFIYLLEGEMVWRHGMELYRMAPDDSLFFDAAGPHGPDQLLKLPVRYLSVASCRPARKG